From a region of the Coffea arabica cultivar ET-39 chromosome 3e, Coffea Arabica ET-39 HiFi, whole genome shotgun sequence genome:
- the LOC140038360 gene encoding uncharacterized protein — protein sequence MATCLYRLQFALVAASREVVSVLQFFSNLVFIINIVTTSSKRNDELKKAQAIEVATKIANGELETGRGLNQIGTLKRARDTRWGSHLDSISSLLKMFNATWVVLSNIAIDGGSYSQRGDANFVLNQLLSFKFVFTLHLMKDIVELTHLFCIALQRKSQDILNAKYLVSSTTKLLKNF from the exons ATGGCTACATGCCTGTACAG GCTTCAATTTGCTTTAGTTGCAGCTTCTAGAGAAGTAGTTTCTGTTCTCCAATTCTTCTCCAATTTAGTTTTCATTATCAATATTGTTACTACATCTAGCAAACGTAATGATGAATTAAAGAAGGCTCAAGCAATTGAAGTTGCTACTAAGATTGCTAATGGTGAACTTGAAACTGGAAGGGGGCTTAATCAAATTGGCACTTTAAAACGAGCTAGAGATACTCGTTGGGGTTCTCATTTGGATTCTATTTCTAGTTTACTGAAAATGTTCAATGCTACTTGGGTGGTTTTAAGTAACATTGCAATAGATGGAGGTTCATACTCTCAACGTGGAGAtgcaaattttgttttgaatcAGTTGTTAtcttttaagtttgttttcacTTTGCATCTTATGAAAGACATTGTGGAACTTACTCATCTTTTTTGTATAGCATTGCAACGTAAATCTCAAGATATTTTGAATGCAAAGTATCTTGTCTCAAGCACAACAAAGCTACTGAAGAATTTTTGA
- the LOC113737326 gene encoding glycine-rich protein-like, which translates to MGSKAILFLCLSAVVLMVMSEVTARDLVEIGGHGRRGGGGHHGGGGNCRYGCCGSNCSRCCSYAGEAVHAEPETKPQN; encoded by the exons atgggttccAAGGCAATTCTTTTCCTATGCCTTTCGGCAGTAGTTCTGATGGTTATGTCAGAGGTAACAGCTAGGGACTTGGTTGAAA TTGGTGGTCACGGAAGACGTGGTGGCGGAGGGCATCATGGTGGCGGTGGAAACTGTCGCTATGGTTGCTGTGGCAGCAACTGCAGCAGGTGCTGCTCATATGCTGGTGAGGCGGTGCATGCTGAGCCAGAAACCAAGCCGCAAAACTAA